The nucleotide sequence CAGATATTAAACTTGGCTCATGTCAAAAACTGTCTAGTGATTGAACATAGAAAAGGGAATAAAGCCAATGCAGTTTTGGAAAGGTTGGACCTTCAAATCCATCTTATTAATGGAACCTCTCAATTATTGAATTTCTACAATCTAGACGACAATGATGCAGAGGATTATGAAGTGCAACGCGCAGAAAAGTGGAAAACGATCATCACCACTCAATTGCGTGCTGGTGCTAGTGTGAAAAGAGCGGCCTAACTGCTCTATTCTGTGGTTGGATGTCTACAACCGGATATGCTCCATAACTTGATGAAAAACAAGATTTTATTTCGCTTTCCTGTCTGCCGACAGGCAGGCGAGTAAGAGAGTATCCTAAACGACATGGCATAAAAAAGCCCGTTTTGAAAAATCAAAACGGGTTTTTTATTGTTATGCAGAAACTTCTACAAAAGCGCGTCCAATGCGTCTGTGTAGGCATTCTTAGGAGCAACTCCTACTTGACGACCTACCACTTCTCCATTTTGGAATACCAAAACTGTTGGTATGTTACGTACACCATATTTTGCTGCAAACTCTTGATTTGCATCAACATCTAGTTTACCCACAACGGCTTTGTCTGTATATTCAGTAGAAACTTCATCAATGATAGGACCTACCATACGACATGGTCCACACCATGCTGCCCAAAAGTCAACCAAAACAGGTTTGTCACTTTTAAGGACTGTTTCTTCAAAATTTGCATCTGTTATCTCTAATGCCATGATTTCTATATTATTAATTATTTACAAATTTAGGCAAAACTCGCGCCAGTTTTCTTAAACCTATATTAGAGTTACTTATATAAGTATGTTATTATGTGATTATCCTTTGACACCATAACTTATCTCTGCCTCGTCCAGCATGGAAAGTAGCTCTGCATTGACATTTACCTTGTGCAACCTACTGGACATATCCAGTGATATTTTTTCCTCATGATCCTTGAGATTAAAGTGCAACTTGTGATCGCCTTTATGTTTTTCCAATACTTCCTTGAGCAGTTCCACACGTTTTTCCATAAGCTCTGTCACGTGAAATTCTATAATCAAGGATTTTGCACTGGTAGCCATGACATCCTGCAATTGTTGCATATGGGTGAACTGGATTCTAGGATCTCGCGGTTTACCCGTGTTCTTATCCATCCAGCCTTGCTGGATCTTGATTTTAGCATACAAGAACGTATTGGGAACCAGAAAGTGTCTGAACTTTAAGTATTCTTCACCAAATAATCTAAACTCATAGCTATCGTTGTAATCCTCCAAAACAAAACTACCGAATGGCTTGTTTGCTTTACTTACCAAATGACGGCATTCTGAAATTACACCACAAAAACTCAATTCTTTATTGACCAGTGATTCAAGATCAGTAAGTACCGATAGATTAGAATTACAGAAGAAATCGATTTCCTTTTTATAATCATCCAATGGATGACCAGAAATATA is from Nonlabens sp. YIK11 and encodes:
- the trxA gene encoding thioredoxin, whose translation is MALEITDANFEETVLKSDKPVLVDFWAAWCGPCRMVGPIIDEVSTEYTDKAVVGKLDVDANQEFAAKYGVRNIPTVLVFQNGEVVGRQVGVAPKNAYTDALDALL